The following are encoded in a window of Diorhabda sublineata isolate icDioSubl1.1 chromosome 3, icDioSubl1.1, whole genome shotgun sequence genomic DNA:
- the LOC130441693 gene encoding uncharacterized protein LOC130441693 yields the protein MINMVDNNNITIRLARSDEKEAVRHFLRKFFYRDEPCNKYMKLITEETPICEDLEKYTLKNFDSGLNLIAEDKNRIVGVCINSIIERDKPNENILITDKKFVITASLLGYVEEQAALFQKYPEVSKIFDISILSVDTSYRGKGIGNAFCQKSKDIAKEQGAQLMSMTCTSFFSASIAEKNGFEVVYELDYADYKINGEVVLEPEHPHKSIKMLVYSELNNIPTIRFARTDEKESVRQFLRKSFFKDEPCNKYMKLITEETPICEDLEKYTLKNFDNGLNLIAEHKNRIVGVCINSIIERDKPSNNILFTDKKFVIIANLLGYVEEKAALFQKYPNVSKIFDIRLLSVDNSYRGKGIAKAFCKKSIDIAKEQGTQLMSMICTSSFSASIAKKNGFEVVYELDYANYKINGEVVLKPEHPHKSIKMLVYSKL from the exons atgattaatatggttgat AACAATAACATCACTATTAGGTTAGCTAGATCGGACGAAAAAGAAGCGGTAAGACATTTTTTGCGTAAATTTTTCTACAGAGATGAACCTtgcaataaatatatgaaattgataaCAGAAGAAACTCCCATATGTGAggatttggaaaaatatacgtTAAAAAACTTCGATAGTGGATTAAATTTAATTGCCGAAGATAAAAATCGAATTGTGGGAGTGTGTATAAACAGTATCATTGAAAGAG ATAaaccaaatgaaaatattttaattaccGATAAGAAATTTGTGATAACAGCGAGTTTGTTGGGATACGTAGAAGAGCAAGCTgctctttttcaaaaatatcccGAGGTCAGCAAGATCTTCGATATTAGCATATTATCTGTTGATACAAGTTACAGAGGAAAAGGAATAGGGAACGCGTTTTGCCAAAAATCAAa AGATATTGCCAAAGAACAAGGTGCGCAATTGATGTCTATGACATGTACTAGTTTCTTTTCTGCGTCTATCGCTGAAAAAAATGGATTCGAGGTGGTATATGAATTGGATTATGCAGATTACAAAATTAACGGTGAAGTAGTTCTTGAACCAGAACACCCACACAAATCTATAAAAATGCTTGTATATAGTGAACTT aataatatcCCAACTATTAGGTTTGCTAGAACAGACGAAAAAGAATCAGTAAGACAGTTTTTGAGAAAATCCTTCTTCAAAGATGAACCTtgcaataaatatatgaaattgataaCAGAAGAGACTCCCATATGTGAggatttggaaaaatatacgtTAAAAAACTTCGACAATGGATTAAATTTAATTGCCGAACATAAAAATCGAATTGTGGGAGTGTGTATAAACAGTATCATTGAAAGAg ATAAGCCaagtaataatattttgtttactgataagaaatttgttataatagcGAATTTACTGGGGTACGTAGAAGAGAAAGCCgctcttttccaaaaatatcctAATGTAAGCAAGATCTTCGATATTAGATTATTATCTGTTGATAACAGTTACAGAGGAAAGGGAATCGCGAAGGcgttttgcaaaaaatcaat AGACATTGCTAAAGAACAAGGTACGCAACTGATGTCTATGATATGTACTAGTTCCTTTTCTGCGTCTATCgctaaaaaaaatggatttgaGGTGGTATATGAATTGGATTAtgcaaattacaaaattaacgGTGAAGTAGTTCTTAAACCAGAACACCCAcataaatctataaaaatgCTTGTATATAGTAAACTATGA